The Azospirillum sp. TSH100 region GATGGGCAGCGGTATTGCCCAGGTCTGCGCCCAGGCCGGCTATGATGTCGTCCTGTCCGACATCAGCGAGGCGGTCCTGGAAAAGGCGCTCGCCAACATCGGCCGCAATTTCGACCGGCAGATCCAGAAGGGCAAGCTGGAGGAGACGGCGAAGGCCGCCGCCCTCGCCCGCATCGCCACCGGCACCGACCTGTCGGTGTTCGGCGATTCCGATCTGGTGATCGAAGCCGCGACCGAGAACGAGGCGCTGAAGCGCGACCTGCTGAAGAAGCTGGTCCCGCACCTGAAGCCGGAAGCGCTGATCGCGACGAACACCTCGTCGATCTCGATCACCCGTCTGGCGGCGGCGACCGACCGTCCGGCCAAGTTCATGGGCATGCATTTCATGAACCCGGTGCCGGTGATGCAGCTGGTCGAGCTGATCCGCGGCATCGCGACCGACGAGCCGACCTTCGAGGCCATCAAGGAACTGACTCTCGCCATCGGCAAGACCGCCGCGGTGGCCGAGGATTTCCCCGCCTTCATCGTCAACCGCATCCTGCTGCCGATGATCAACGAAGCCGTCTACACGCTCTATGAGGGCGTCGGCGGCGTCGAGGCCATCGACACCGCGCTGAAGCTGGGCGCCAACCACCCGATGGGCCCGCTGGAACTGGCCGACTTCATCGGTCTGGACACCTGTCTGGCGGTGATGCAGGTGCTGTACGAGGGCCTGGCCGACAGCAAGTACCGCCCCTGCCCGCTGCTGGTGAAGTATGTCGAGGCCGGCTGGATCGGCAAGAAGTACGGCCGTGGCTTCTACGACTACTCGCAGACGCCGCCGGTGCCGACGCGCTGAGGACTGTGAAGTGCAGCTGGAAAGGCCCGCCCCGGTTCCCCGGGGCGGGCCTTTCCGCTGATGGTCACTGGAAATAGGCGCCGCCCTTGGCCAGCGCGCGCTGCCAGGCCGGACGGGCGTGCATGGCGTCGACGAAGGCGGCCAGCTTCGGCCAGCGGTCGCGGTTGCCCTTCATCATCGCAATCTCGATCGGGAAGCTGAGCATGATGTCGGCACCGGTCAGGCTGTCGCCGACGAAATGGCCGGACGGGCGAAGCTCCGACTCCAGATACTGGAAATGGCTGGCCAGCTGCTCCTGGATGCGGGGATGCAGCGGCGCCCCCGCTTCACCGAGCCGGCCGACATAGAGGTCGAGCAGCACCGGGGTCATCACCGACCCTTCGGCGAAATGCATCAGCTGGAGATGGCGCAGCGCATCGTCGGAGCCGGCCGCCGGCAGGAAGCGGCCGGCACGCTCGCACAGATGCTGGACGATGGCGCCGGACTCCATGACGATCCGTCCGTCGATCTCCAGCAGCGGGGATTTCCCCAGCGGATGCACCGCCTTCAGCTCCGGCGGCGCCAGATTGGTCACCTTGTCGCGCTGGTAGAAGCGGAGTTCATAGGGAAGCTCCAGCTCCTCCAGGAGCCAGAGGATCCGCTGCGACCGGCTGTTGTTGAGATGATGGACGATGATGGTCATGAACTACCTTCTCGGGATCGGTTGAATCGCGGAGAGTGGCGATCCTACACCAGCTTGTACGGACGGACGTCACTTCGGCAGCGCATAGGCGATCACCGAATCGCCGCCCTTGGTCCCCAGCGAGCCATGGCCGCCGGCGACCACCAGAACATATTGGCGGCCATCCTCGCCCTGGTAGGTCATCGGCGTCGCCTGACCGCCGGCCGGCAGGCGGCTTTCCCACAGCTGCCTGCCGGTGGAGACGTCGTAGGCCCGCACATAATAGTCGATGGTGCCGGACAGGAAGGCGACGCCGCCCGCGGTCATCATCGGGCCGCCCAGGTTGGGCACACCCATATGGAAGGGCAGCGGAACCGGCGAGGCGTCGCGGGTGGTGCCGTTCTTGTGCTTCCAGACAACCTTGCCGGTCGTCAGGTCGGCGGCGGCGACATAGCCCCAGGGCGGCGCCTGACAGGGCAGCCCAAGCGCCGAGACGAAGGGGCCGAGCTTTATCGCGTAAGGGGCGCCGAAATTCTCGTTCAGTGCCGGCAGGCTGAATTTGGGCCGCTCCCCGCCCTGGACATACAGATCCTTGTCGTTCCGGCGCGGCACCAGCTGCGAGACGAAGGCGAGATATGTGGGCGTGGTGAAGGCGATCTGGCGCTGCGGATCGACGGCGACGCTGCCCCAGTTGAACACGCCGAAATTGCCGGGATAGATCAGCGAGCCCTGCAGGGAGGGAGGGCTGAAGCGGCCGTCATAGCGCAGCCGCTTCAGCGCGATGCGGCAGGCGAGCTGATCGAACATCGTCGCCCCCCACATGTCCGCCCCGGTCAGCGGCGGCGGGTCGTAGGAGAGGGCCGAGACCGGCTGGGTCGGGGCGGAATGGTCGCCTTCGGCGGCGCCCTGCGGCGCCGGCTTCTCGGTCACCGGCAGCACGGGCTGGCCGGTGCGGCGGTCCAGCACGAACAGCTCGCCCTGCTTGGTCGGCTGGACCAGCGCCGGAACGGTCCGGCCGTTGACGGTCAGGTCGATCAGGCTGGGCTGCGCCGGCACGTCATAGTCCCACAGGTCGTGATGCACGGTCTGGAAGACCCAGCGCACTTGGCCCGTCGCCAGATCGAGCGCCACGACGGAGGAGGAGAAGCGCTCGACCTCCGGGCTGCGGTTGCCGCCGAACTGGTCGGGCGGCTGGTTGCCCAGCGGCAGATAGACCATGCCCAGCGCCTCGTCGACGCTGGCGATCGACCAGCTGTTGGGCGAGTTGACGGTGTAGGTCTGGCCGTCGGCGATCGGCGCGGTCTGGTCCGGCTTCGCCGAATCCCAGTTCCACACCAGCCGGCCGCTGTCGGCATCGAAGGCGCGGACGACGCCCGATTGCTCCTTGGTCGAGACATTGTCCAGCACCGTGCCGCCGACGACGATCAGCTTGGCGGTCACCACCGGCGGGGAGGTCGAATAATAGGCGCCGGGCTGGACGTTGGGCATGTTGGCCCACAGATTGACCTGACCATTCTCGCCGAAGCCGGTGCAGATCGACCCGTCCTCCGGGTTCAGCGCCACCAGACGGCCGTCGGCGGTCGGCATGTACAGCTTGGCGGCGCAGGCGCCGGCCGCAGGAGTGGAAACGGCGGCTTGCGGTGCCGGGCGGTAGGACAGGCCGCGGCAGGTCAGGTGCTGCAAGGCCAGCTGTTTGGGGTCGATTTGCAGGTCGCGGCGCCAGACCTCCTTGCCGGTGGTGGCGTCCAGCGCGATGACATGCTGGTGCGGCGAGCACAGGAACAGGCGGTTGCCGATTTTCAGCGGCGTCACCTCGAAGGTGGTTTCCTTGGGATCGCCGGGCTGGCCGCGCAGATCGCCGGTCTCATAGCTCCAGGCGACCTGGAGCTTGTCGACATTCTCCGGGGTGATGCCGGTCAGCGGTGAATAGCGCTGGCCATAGCCGGTGCGGCCATAAGCCTGCCATTCCCCGTCCGGGATTGCCGGACCGGACGCCGGTCCCGCCGATGCGGTCTGCTGGCGGGTCGGAACGGTGCCGTCGATGCGGTGCGGGTCGGTGAACCAGGAGGCGACGGCGACCAGCAGCACGATGACCAGCGAGGCGGTCAGGGGGAGGCCGGTGCCGCGGAAGACGCCGACGGGATAGGCACCCGGCGCCGGCTCGCCGGCCATTGGTTCACGCTCGCCCAGGCGGCGGGTGATCCAGGGCAGCAGCAGCAGGAAGCCGACCACGGCGATCACGTCGCCGCGCGCCGACAGCGGCCACCAGTCCAGCCCGACCTCCCACAGCGCCCAGATCAGCGTGCCGATCACCAGCAGCGCATAGACCGAGAGCGCGGCCGGCGAGCGCTTCGCCAACAGCGCGGCGGTGGCGAGGAACAGCAGGCCGGCGACGGCGTAGTACCAGGAGCCGCCGAGCAGGATCAGCCAGAGCCCGCCGCCCAGCGCCCCCAGCCCCAGAATCGCCAGCAGGATGACCATCGCCCAGAGGGCGAAACCGCCCTTCGCCCATAGGACGAGGCTTCGTTCGGAATGTTTCATGGCACGCACCTCGACCGAAAGCTTTTCGGACCGAACAGCCGGGCACGGCCAAGGTTGCGGCGACAATGGGCCTTTATCCCTTATCACCTTGCAAGGCTGGCCTTCAGGCGAAACATCGGAACGGGGGCGGCACGGCTTTTGTTGAAAGGTGGAGGATCCCGGAATCGGCAAGACGGAGGCCGCCCATGCACCGCCACCCCTGGAGCGAGGAGTTCGTCAAGATGAGCCCGCAGGGCCGCTATCGCGGCGTCGGCCCGCGCAACTATCGCCGCTCCGACGAGCGCATCCTGGAGGACATCAACGAACGCCTGACCGACGACCATCACATCGACGCCTCCGACATCGGGGTGAGGGTGGAGGGGGGCGAAGTGACGCTGTCCGGCACGGTGACCGACCGCGCCGCCCGCCGCCGGGCGGAGGACATCGCCGAAAGCGTGTCGGGCGTCGGCCATGTGCAGAACGACCTGCGCGTCGCCAGCCGGAACGCGCCGGGCCGATCCACCAGCGTCGGAATGGGCGAACGGGTGGAGCCGGCGGCCCCGCAGGGCGAAGGCAGCGTGACCGGCCCCGGCGCCCCGGCGCGCGACGCGATGGTGGCGGCACTCGACAACAGCTCCATGGTGCTGGGCAAGCAGCCGCTGCCGGAGGACGACACCCTGCGGCGCGGCGACGCCATGGCCGGTGGAGGGGCCGGTGTAGGGGCCGGCGGGAGCGGCCGGCGCTGACCGCGACGTCCCTGCACCGGAAGCGCTGCTGCCCTGCGCGGAGGATCGGAAGGCCTGAGGGGGTGCTTAACCCTTGGTTAACCGGCGGGGACCATTGTCCCGCGGCTAATCGAGTATCCCCTCTCAAGCCTTCTGGAACAGAGCAGCTGCCATCATGGGCAACAAGACCATCAAGCTTTCCGACAAGACCGGCTATCGCGACGTCGCGCTGGACCAGCTGCCGCGCAATGTGCGCGCCGCCGTCACCGACCTGTCGACCAAGAACCCGGTCGCCGACATCATCGTCGACCAGTCCGGCATGCTGTACCGCATCCACCTGTCGGCGCCCGCCAACATGTATGTGGATGTCCTGGCCGTCGCCTGACACGACGCCACAGCTTTCGCCACAGCTTTCAATGTACGGAAGGGCGGCCTTGCAGCTATTGCAGCCGCCCTTTGTCGTTCCGGCCCTCCAACCGGGCCAGGGCGCGGTTCAGCAGCCGGGGCGGCAGCATCGCCACGGCCCCGTCGCGAACCGCGCGCACATCCTCGATGTCGAGACCGGTGGCGGCGGCCAGCTGATGGTCGTCCAGCTCGCGGTCCTCCGCCAGCAGCGTGATCCAGCCCGCCAGCGTGCGGGCCTGCGCCAGTTCGGTCCGGTTGTTGAACCACAGACCAACATCCGGCCGGCCAATCGGCCCAATCGGCGTTGCGTTTTCGAAAGGCATATCGGGATCGAACGACGTCATGGACGCACCTCCCCTCAGCTGTTTCTTTCGCACTCGCAGCAAACACGCACCTTGACCCGGTGCTTTTGTTCTCCTTCATCTACGAAGTCTGCCGGAGGATTCCAGAGGGTGGTAGGCATTATTCGGCACCTCCAACGATTTTTCTCCTGACTTTTTGCGCTGCGGCAGGCCCGGAAAACGCTGCCCCTTGTGCCTTTCCGTGATTCTTTGAAACTGTCTTCACCGGCCGGGGGCTAGGGCCGGGGCATGGGCTCGGCGTATAACCGGTGTCATCGTCCCGCCTCCCCTGCGCATTTCGGAACCACCGATGCCTGATTCCCTGCTGTCCGACTCTCCCTTGTCCGGAGCGGCCCTTCTCGCCCGCATCGACGCGCTGGCGGCGATCAGCGCCGAGGACGGGCGGCTGTCGCGCCTCTACCTGACGCCGGAACACCGCCGCGCCAACGACCTCGTCGCCGGCTGGATGCGGGAGGCGGGGATGGGCGTGCGCGAGGACGCGGTCGGCAACATCATCGGCCGCTACGAGGGCGAGCGGCCGGGCCTGCCGGCGCTGCTGATCGGCTCCCATCTCGACACCGTGCGCGATGCCGGGCGCTATGACGGCATGCTGGGGGTGCTGACCGGCATCGCCGTGGTCGCCGACCTGAAGGCCCGCGGCCGGCGCCTGCCCTTCGCCGTCGAGGTGATCGGTTTCGGCGACGAGGAGGGCACGCGGTTCCAGTCCACGCTGATCGGCAGCCGCGCCATCGCCGGCACCTTCGATCCGGCGGTGCTGGAGACGCGCGACGCCGCCGGCACCCGGCTGGCCGACGCGATGACCGCCTTCGGACTCGACCCCGCCGCCTGGGCCACCGCCGCCTATAAGGCGGACGACGTGCTGGCCTATGCCGAGCTGCACATCGAACAGGGGCCGGTGCTGGAGGCTCTCGGCCGCCCGGTCGGCGTTGTCACCGCCATCGCCGGCGCCACCCGGCTGGCGGTGACGGTGGAGGGCATGGCCGGCCATGCCGGCACCGTGCCGATGACCCTGCGCCGCGACGCGCTGGCGGCGGCGGCCGAAATGATCCTGGCGGTGGAGCAGCTCTGCTCCGGGCAGGAGCGGCTGGTCGGCACCGTCGGCCGGATCGAGGCGTCGCCCGGCGCCACCAACGTCATTCCCGGCAAGGTCCGCTTCACCATCGATTTGCGCGCCGACCGCGACGGGCTGCGGCTGGAGCGGGTCGGCGCCGTCCGCGCCCGGCTGGAGGCCATCGCCGACGCCCGCGGCGTCGCCATCGGCTTCGAGACGCTGCATGAAAGCCCGGCCGTCGCCTGCCACCCGGCGCTGATGGCGCAGTTCGCCGCCGCCGCCGAGGCCGAAGGGCTGGATGCGCCGGAACTGCCGAGCGGCGCCGGCCATGACGCCATGGCGGTGGCGGCGCTGACCGACATCGCCATGCTGTTCGTGCGCTGCGAACGCGGCATCTCGCACAATCCGGCCGAGCGCATCACCGCCGCCGACGCCGAGGCGGGAGCCCGCGTGCTCGCCCGCTTCGTCGAGAATTTCCAGCCCGCAACCTCCATTCCGTGACGGACCGCCTGCCATGACCGACCTGTCCCCCTCCCTCGCCGCCACTCTCGACGAGGCGGTGAACGCCCGCTTCGACGAGGAGGTCCGTTTCCTGGCCGAACTGGTGAAGGTGCCGTCCGACAACCCGCCGGGCGACTGCGCCCCCCATGCCGTCCGCGCCGCAGAACTGCTGGAGGCGACGGGCTTCACCGTGGAGCGCCACCCGGTCCCGGCCGAGCTGGTGCGGGCCAACGGCATGATCAGCGCCACCAATCTGGTGATCCGCCACCGCTTCGGCGACGGCCCTACGGTCGCGCTGAACGCCCATGGCGACGTGGTGCCGCCGGGCGAGGGCTGGTCGAGCGACCCCTATGGCGCCGAAATCCGCGACGGCGTGATGTATGGCCGCGGTGTCGCGGTGTCGAAGTCGGACTTCGCCACCTATGCCTTCGCGCTGCGGGCGCTGATGGAGTCCAAGGCTGCGCTGAAGGGCACGGTCGAGCTGCATCTGACCTATGACGAGGAGGCCGGCGGCGAAATCGGGCCGAAATGGCTGCTCGACCAGGGAATTTCAAAGCCGGATTATGCGGTGTCGGCCAGCTTCGCCTATTCGGTGGTGACCGGGCACAATGGCTGCCTGCATCTGGAGGTGCAGGTCGACGGCAAGTCCGCCCATGCCGCCCGTCCCGACACCGGCCATGACGCGCTGGAGGCGGCGACCGGCATCCTGGCCGCGCTCTATGCCCACCGGCCGGAGCTGGCGACGCGCCGGTCGGACGTCGCCGGCATCACCCACCCGTCGCTGACCGTCGGGCTGATCCAGGGCGGCATCAACACCAACGTGGTGCCCGACCGTGTCACCTTCCGCCTCGACCGCCGCATGATCCCGGAAGAGAACCCGGCGGAGGTCGAGGCCGAGCTGCGCGCCCTGATCGAACAGGCCGCCGCCGGGCGCGAGGGAATCCGCGTCACCATCCGCCGCATCCTGCTGGCCCGCCCCTTCCGCTCCGTCGGCGACGCGCCGCGGCTGGCGGCGCTGTTCGCCGCCCAGGCTCAGGAGGTGCTGGGCGTTCCGGTCGGCCAGAACGGCATCCCGCTCTACACCGACGCCCGCCATTATTCGGAGGCCGGCATCCCGACCATCCTCTACGGCGCCGGCCCGCGCGACCTGCTGGAGGCCAACGGCCACCGCGCCGACGAGAAGCTGGTGCTGGAAGACCTGCGCAGAGCGACCCAGGTGGTGGCGCGGTCGCTGGCGGAGCTGCTGGGGTAAGCGGCTCCCTACCCCACCCGCTCGCCGGACGGCAGGCCCCCCGATGGCAGACCCAGCCCCCAGCCGGCCAGCTCCGAGCCGGCGGGATCGGGCTGCGCCGCGCTGTCCAGATTGGCCAGATGGCGGTCGATCATGCGGTCCAGCCGGTCGCGCGCCTCCCACACCGTCAGGCTGTGGTCGGAACGGTCGAGATAGGCCACCTCGATGCCGGGCAGGCCGTCGAGCGCCCGGCCACCCTCGCCCAGATGCAGGTAGAACTCGGCCAGCGTCATGTCGCCGCTGCTGTAGACCACCAGCACCCGCCGGCCTTCCGCCGACAGGCGGCGGAACATGCGCAGCGCGTGGCGGGTCAGGCCGGTGCGGAGAAGCAGCTTGCGGACGAAGCGGCCGGCGAGGCGCTTGGCCAGACCGGTCATCCGCGCCGGCTTGCGGATGCTGGCGCGCAGCCGGGACGGCTTCAGCGCCTCCATCAGATATTCCTTGGTGGAGCGGAAGGCGACCGTCCGCATCAGCTCCGACACGGCGATGCCACCGCCCATCTCGAACCGGCCGGGGTTCAGCACGATCTGGCCGACGACACGGTCGTCGCCCAGCCCGGCATGCAGGGCGGGCGTGCCGCCGGCGCACAGGCCGATGACGACGACGCGCTCGTGCCCCTGCTCCTCCAGCCAGTTGAGTGCTGCGCGGACGTCGTCCATCACCTCCTTGTTGTAGAGCAGATTGT contains the following coding sequences:
- a CDS encoding 3-hydroxybutyryl-CoA dehydrogenase codes for the protein MTTIKKIGIIGAGQMGSGIAQVCAQAGYDVVLSDISEAVLEKALANIGRNFDRQIQKGKLEETAKAAALARIATGTDLSVFGDSDLVIEAATENEALKRDLLKKLVPHLKPEALIATNTSSISITRLAAATDRPAKFMGMHFMNPVPVMQLVELIRGIATDEPTFEAIKELTLAIGKTAAVAEDFPAFIVNRILLPMINEAVYTLYEGVGGVEAIDTALKLGANHPMGPLELADFIGLDTCLAVMQVLYEGLADSKYRPCPLLVKYVEAGWIGKKYGRGFYDYSQTPPVPTR
- a CDS encoding allantoate amidohydrolase, whose protein sequence is MPDSLLSDSPLSGAALLARIDALAAISAEDGRLSRLYLTPEHRRANDLVAGWMREAGMGVREDAVGNIIGRYEGERPGLPALLIGSHLDTVRDAGRYDGMLGVLTGIAVVADLKARGRRLPFAVEVIGFGDEEGTRFQSTLIGSRAIAGTFDPAVLETRDAAGTRLADAMTAFGLDPAAWATAAYKADDVLAYAELHIEQGPVLEALGRPVGVVTAIAGATRLAVTVEGMAGHAGTVPMTLRRDALAAAAEMILAVEQLCSGQERLVGTVGRIEASPGATNVIPGKVRFTIDLRADRDGLRLERVGAVRARLEAIADARGVAIGFETLHESPAVACHPALMAQFAAAAEAEGLDAPELPSGAGHDAMAVAALTDIAMLFVRCERGISHNPAERITAADAEAGARVLARFVENFQPATSIP
- a CDS encoding M20/M25/M40 family metallo-hydrolase, with product MTDLSPSLAATLDEAVNARFDEEVRFLAELVKVPSDNPPGDCAPHAVRAAELLEATGFTVERHPVPAELVRANGMISATNLVIRHRFGDGPTVALNAHGDVVPPGEGWSSDPYGAEIRDGVMYGRGVAVSKSDFATYAFALRALMESKAALKGTVELHLTYDEEAGGEIGPKWLLDQGISKPDYAVSASFAYSVVTGHNGCLHLEVQVDGKSAHAARPDTGHDALEAATGILAALYAHRPELATRRSDVAGITHPSLTVGLIQGGINTNVVPDRVTFRLDRRMIPEENPAEVEAELRALIEQAAAGREGIRVTIRRILLARPFRSVGDAPRLAALFAAQAQEVLGVPVGQNGIPLYTDARHYSEAGIPTILYGAGPRDLLEANGHRADEKLVLEDLRRATQVVARSLAELLG
- a CDS encoding BON domain-containing protein; translated protein: MHRHPWSEEFVKMSPQGRYRGVGPRNYRRSDERILEDINERLTDDHHIDASDIGVRVEGGEVTLSGTVTDRAARRRAEDIAESVSGVGHVQNDLRVASRNAPGRSTSVGMGERVEPAAPQGEGSVTGPGAPARDAMVAALDNSSMVLGKQPLPEDDTLRRGDAMAGGGAGVGAGGSGRR
- a CDS encoding glutathione S-transferase is translated as MTIIVHHLNNSRSQRILWLLEELELPYELRFYQRDKVTNLAPPELKAVHPLGKSPLLEIDGRIVMESGAIVQHLCERAGRFLPAAGSDDALRHLQLMHFAEGSVMTPVLLDLYVGRLGEAGAPLHPRIQEQLASHFQYLESELRPSGHFVGDSLTGADIMLSFPIEIAMMKGNRDRWPKLAAFVDAMHARPAWQRALAKGGAYFQ
- a CDS encoding glucose/quinate/shikimate family membrane-bound PQQ-dependent dehydrogenase, with translation MKHSERSLVLWAKGGFALWAMVILLAILGLGALGGGLWLILLGGSWYYAVAGLLFLATAALLAKRSPAALSVYALLVIGTLIWALWEVGLDWWPLSARGDVIAVVGFLLLLPWITRRLGEREPMAGEPAPGAYPVGVFRGTGLPLTASLVIVLLVAVASWFTDPHRIDGTVPTRQQTASAGPASGPAIPDGEWQAYGRTGYGQRYSPLTGITPENVDKLQVAWSYETGDLRGQPGDPKETTFEVTPLKIGNRLFLCSPHQHVIALDATTGKEVWRRDLQIDPKQLALQHLTCRGLSYRPAPQAAVSTPAAGACAAKLYMPTADGRLVALNPEDGSICTGFGENGQVNLWANMPNVQPGAYYSTSPPVVTAKLIVVGGTVLDNVSTKEQSGVVRAFDADSGRLVWNWDSAKPDQTAPIADGQTYTVNSPNSWSIASVDEALGMVYLPLGNQPPDQFGGNRSPEVERFSSSVVALDLATGQVRWVFQTVHHDLWDYDVPAQPSLIDLTVNGRTVPALVQPTKQGELFVLDRRTGQPVLPVTEKPAPQGAAEGDHSAPTQPVSALSYDPPPLTGADMWGATMFDQLACRIALKRLRYDGRFSPPSLQGSLIYPGNFGVFNWGSVAVDPQRQIAFTTPTYLAFVSQLVPRRNDKDLYVQGGERPKFSLPALNENFGAPYAIKLGPFVSALGLPCQAPPWGYVAAADLTTGKVVWKHKNGTTRDASPVPLPFHMGVPNLGGPMMTAGGVAFLSGTIDYYVRAYDVSTGRQLWESRLPAGGQATPMTYQGEDGRQYVLVVAGGHGSLGTKGGDSVIAYALPK